In the Alphaproteobacteria bacterium genome, ACCCACTTGAAGCGCGGATAGTCCTGCCCGGCGCGCTCGAGCATGCTCGGCGCGTTGTCGACGCCGACGATTTCGGCGCTGGGCCAACGTGCAGCAAGGTGCGGCTCGACATTACCCGGCCCGCACCCAAGATCGACGATTCGTCGCACGCCATCGAGGGGGATCCGGGCGATGAGATCGAGGGCCGGCCGCAGGCGGTGGTCGTCGAAGGTGAGGTATAGTTCCGGATTCCAGCTCATCGAATGACCCCCTCGCCATGATGGAAAGCAACATTCGCTTGTCGCCACGCAAATCTATAGCGGATCAGGTGCTGCCGTAATCCTAAGCCTCTGTCGCAGTACCCATGAAAGACGGGGATGGACTCGACGCCGCGCATAATCGGTCGCCATCCGGCACCCGAAGGCTATTGCGCGCGCCCGCGGGCGGGCGCAATTAGAATGCCGTGCGAAGCATCCTGATCGTGCGGGCGGGTGCGGTGGGCGACGCTGTGCTCACGCTGCCGCTTCTGGAGACCTTCGTCGGGGCCGAACCCGCACGCATCGGCGTGCTTGGCGCACCGTCGTCCTGGGCCTTCCTCGCGCCGGGCCGCATCGAACTCCTGGACATCGCCGGCCGCGAATGGCTTGGCCTTTTCGCCGACGGCACATCCCTCGCTCCCAATGCGCAAGCGGCGGCGCGCGGGTTCGACACAGCAATCGTGCTCCTCGGCAAAGAGCGCGCGCGTGTCGAGAGAGCCTTGCGCACCCTCGGTATCGCGGCGCTCGCGGCAGCCACGCCGGCGACCAAAGACGAGGTTGCGAGCGAATCGGCGCCGGTAGAAAATCTCACTGAGTGGCACTGGCCACCGGGACCTGCGCATGCGGCGAGTCGGCTCCTTCGTTCGCTCCGTCATCTCGAGGGTGGCGATACGCAATCCGCATGGCCGGCCACCCAAAGGACCCTCGAAGAAAGCCCGCACTTGCGCATCGAACGGGCCGAGGTGGAGCGCGTCTTCCACGATCTCGATTTGGCGCCAATTTCGCCGCCGGGCATCCTGGCGATTCATCCCGGGAGTGGCGGTGCGGCAAAGCGATGGCCGGCGGTACGATTCGTCGAACTCGCCCTCGCGGCCGAGAAACGGTGCGGCGTGGCGCCCATATTCATCGCCGGCGCTGCCGATGCGGAAGTTTGGCGTCAAGTGCGCACTGCACTGCCGCGAGGATATCGCCCACGTGTGTTGCTCGATCGCCCGATTCGCGAGGTGCTCGCGCTTCTTTCCCTCGCGCGCGCCTACGTCGGCAATGATTCCGGCATTACCCATCTCGCGGCGCGAGCGTGCCCGACGTTAGCCCTCTTCGGTCCAACCGATCCGGCGGTCTGGCACCCGGTCGGACGGCGTGTCGCCACTCTCCGCGCGTCGCGTGGCCGCCTCGAAAATCTCCCTCTCGAGACGGTACTCGAAGGACTTTCCCGACTCCTCGATTAAACGCGATGAGGAAGTGCCGCCTACGAGACCCGTGCCGCGTTCGATTCTTGGACGGGGAGCATGAGGGATCGGGGTGCGATCGCGCCGGGCGCGCCACCCGCGAATGACACCCCTTAGAGTATTTGTGAAAGGAACTCGCGCGTGCGCGCCTCGCGCGGATTGGCGAAGAACTCATCGGGCGGCGCATGCTCGACGATCACCCCGTGGTCCGTGAAGTACATGTGGTCGCCGACCTCACGCGCAAAACCCATCTCGTGAGTGACGAGAATACATGTCATGCCGTCCTCGGCCAGCTCCCGTATGGTGACAAGCACCTCCTTGACGGTTTCTGGGTCGAGGGCTGCCGTTACCTCGTCGAACAGCATGATCTCCGGGCGCATTGCGAGCGCGCGCGCGATCGCAACGCGCTGCTGTTGCCCGCCGGAAAGTTCGCCCGGATAGGAATCCGCCTTGTTCTCGAGTCGGACTTTCTTGAGAAGCGCGCGTGCACGCGTTTCGACTTCCGTTTTGTTTTCCCTGAGGACGTGGATCGGCGCCATCATTACGTTTTGGAGTGCCGTCTTGTGAGGGAAGAGATTGTATTGCTGAAACACCATCGACACCTCGCGCCGCAAGGCGAGAAGCTCCTTGTCTTTTTTGAGATTGTGCACTTCATAGTCGGCAACGCGGATGGTGCCCTTATCGACGGCGACCAGGGCGTTGATGCAGCGCAGCAACGTCGATTTACCCGATCCCGATGGGCCGATGATGCACACGACCTCCCCCTTGCTCACGTCCATCGATACGCCTTTGAGGACCTCGAAGTTACCGAACGATTTGTGGACGTCTCGGATGCTGACGATCGGCGGGCCCTGCTGTGGCGTCATCTCCTATTCCCTCACATGTTGACCGCGAACTTTCGCTCAAGACGCACCGTCCAGCGCGCGATCGGGTAGCAATAGAGAAAGAACCAAATCAGGATATAGCTATAGAACGGCAGGATCAGCTCGGGCCGATTGTTCTCGGCGGCAAGGATGTCTCCGGTGAGCGTCATCACTTCGCTCACGCCGACGATCGAGGCGAGCACCGTATCCATGGCAAGGATCGCGTAAAGATTCATCCAAGGCGGCAGCATACGCTTCACGCACTGGGGCAGGATGATCATCCAGATCGTTTGCCGCCGCGTGAACGCGAGCGAGCCAGCGCTCTCCCATTGTCCAGTCGGGATCGATTGGATGGCGCCGCGCACGATCTCCGAGACGTTCGCCATGACGGGCAGTGCCAGGCCGAACGTCGCCTTGATCCAATCGGGCAGCGGAATCGTGACGCCCAAAATCCGCACCTGGAACGGCAGCAAGAGCATGCAAAAGAAAAGAAGGACGAGCCATGGCGCATTTCGGAAGAAATGCGTGATGAACCTAGCGGTCCCTCTAACGGATGCGAGGAGCGAGATTTGCGCAAGGCCCAGGAAAACGCCAGCCGCTGTGCCGAACGCCATGGCAAGGACGCTGATCAAAAGATTGAATAAAAAGCCGCCGAAGAGGACCGGTGTCCACTTCAATAGCGTGGCCACGATCGAGGGATGCGTCGCCGCGTTTTGCGCTTCAGCCACACCGGCTGCGAGTATAAAGACGACGACCAGGAAGATGCCATGCTGGAGCTTGAGCTGTGGGAGGATGAAGCCGAAGCCCCGCTCCGCCGCGGCCCGGCCCGCGGCGCGCGCCGCGGCGGGCAGCAGCACGGGCAAATCGGTCCCTTGTGGAATGGCCGCCGTGAACGGCAAGTGCCGCCCGGACCCCTTCAGCGCCCGGCTCATGATCTTAGCCCCGCGGCCGCACCGAATCCGGGTACGCGCATCGCTTTCTCCCAGCGGTGCATGACGAACACCAGGACGCCGACCAAGGCGACATAGCAGATAAGAAGCGTGATCATCATCTCCGGCACGTTCACTTCGTCGGACCAGATTTGGCTCGAGACCCAAAGCATCTCCGGCACCGAAATCGCATACGCAAGCGAGGTCGCCTTGACCAGGTTCACGAGGTTGTTGTTGAGGCCGGGCAGGCAGATCCTGAACGCGAGCGGCAGGACCACGTGAATGTAGGCGCGAATCCGCGTGTAGCCGAGTGCGGACGCGGCCTCGATGGTCGCCCGGGGTACTGCCTCGATTCCGGAACGGAAAATCTCGACGTTGAATGCACCCGCATAAAATGAGAGCGATAGGACCGCCCAGGCGAAGTTGCTCACGAGCGGTGCTGCAACCCCGCCCACGGCCGAACCCTTTATCAGCGCGCCGACGCCGAAATAGAAGAAATAGAGCTGCACAAGCGGCGGGGTATTACGGAAGAATTGTATGTACCAGTAGACGATGAGGCGCGGCACCTTGAGCTTCGAGCCTTGCAACCAGGCGCCGATCACGCCGATGAGCAAGCTGAAGACGATGCACGTCGCGGCCAACTCGACCGTGGTCAAAAACCCTTCGGCGAAGCGATGCCGATCGAACGGATCGTAGAAGATCGTAAGGTTGATGCCCGTGCGGTCGTGCAGCCAGGCAAACCATTTCCAAAATGCCTGCAAGCGACAGCCCCCCAAAGCCTCCGCGCAAGCCGCCCTCTCACGATCCAAAGATCGCAGCGGCTTCTCGGTCACCGGCCGCCTTATTTAATCAAATCCAGCGTTCCCCGTCGGGCGCCTCGCAGCGTCGCCGGGACGCTGATGTCTTGTTTTAAGTGGCGGCCAGTCGGGGCCACATCCTCGGCGCCGACTTTTCGGTTATCGCGCTGTTCTTTCCCAGTCCCTGTTTTCTTGGCGCACACAGTGCGCAACGCTCATTTGAACTTGTCGTGCATTTCCACGGCAAAGGCCGAATTGGGCACGCCCCATTTCTTCTCGAGCTCGAGGATCAGCCCGCTCTTGTGCCAATCCTTGATGGTGGCCGACATGAAGTCGGCGAACTTCGTCTCGCCGAGCTTGACGGCAAGGCCCCATGGCTGCGCAAGGATCGACTTGAGCGGTACTTCGTAGTCCTTCCAATCGGGGTCGAGGACTTGGCCATAAAGGGCGGTGTCGTCGTAGGCCACACCGACGCAGTTCCCGGCCTTGAGTGCGGCATAGGCTTCGGCGGTACCTTTGAAGGCGACGGGTTCGATCCCGTAAGTCTCCTGAAGCTCTTTGTTGTAGAACGATCCCTGAATGAGACAGACGGACTTGCCCTTGAGCTGGCTCCAATCGGTCAAGTGCGCCGACTTCGGCGCGAGCAGGTTGGTGCCCGAAGCGTAGTAGTCGGGATCGACGATCAGGACGACCTTTCGCCGCTCCGGCGTATCGGTCATCGTGGCGATCATGACGTCGATCTTGCCTTGCTCCAGGAACTGCATTCGGTTCGATGCAACCACCGGCACCAGCTCGAGCTTGACGCCGAGACGTTTGGCGATGTCCGCCGCGAGATCGGGCTCGAGACCTACGATTGCGCCTGAGGGATCGCGGTAGCCGTATGGGCGATAGTCGGCCTTGACGCCGACCGTGAGCGTTCCTCTCTGCTTGATGTCGTCAAGGGC is a window encoding:
- a CDS encoding glycosyltransferase family 9 protein; the encoded protein is MRSILIVRAGAVGDAVLTLPLLETFVGAEPARIGVLGAPSSWAFLAPGRIELLDIAGREWLGLFADGTSLAPNAQAAARGFDTAIVLLGKERARVERALRTLGIAALAAATPATKDEVASESAPVENLTEWHWPPGPAHAASRLLRSLRHLEGGDTQSAWPATQRTLEESPHLRIERAEVERVFHDLDLAPISPPGILAIHPGSGGAAKRWPAVRFVELALAAEKRCGVAPIFIAGAADAEVWRQVRTALPRGYRPRVLLDRPIREVLALLSLARAYVGNDSGITHLAARACPTLALFGPTDPAVWHPVGRRVATLRASRGRLENLPLETVLEGLSRLLD
- a CDS encoding amino acid ABC transporter ATP-binding protein, whose protein sequence is MTPQQGPPIVSIRDVHKSFGNFEVLKGVSMDVSKGEVVCIIGPSGSGKSTLLRCINALVAVDKGTIRVADYEVHNLKKDKELLALRREVSMVFQQYNLFPHKTALQNVMMAPIHVLRENKTEVETRARALLKKVRLENKADSYPGELSGGQQQRVAIARALAMRPEIMLFDEVTAALDPETVKEVLVTIRELAEDGMTCILVTHEMGFAREVGDHMYFTDHGVIVEHAPPDEFFANPREARTREFLSQIL
- a CDS encoding amino acid ABC transporter permease, encoding MSRALKGSGRHLPFTAAIPQGTDLPVLLPAAARAAGRAAAERGFGFILPQLKLQHGIFLVVVFILAAGVAEAQNAATHPSIVATLLKWTPVLFGGFLFNLLISVLAMAFGTAAGVFLGLAQISLLASVRGTARFITHFFRNAPWLVLLFFCMLLLPFQVRILGVTIPLPDWIKATFGLALPVMANVSEIVRGAIQSIPTGQWESAGSLAFTRRQTIWMIILPQCVKRMLPPWMNLYAILAMDTVLASIVGVSEVMTLTGDILAAENNRPELILPFYSYILIWFFLYCYPIARWTVRLERKFAVNM
- a CDS encoding amino acid ABC transporter permease; this translates as MQAFWKWFAWLHDRTGINLTIFYDPFDRHRFAEGFLTTVELAATCIVFSLLIGVIGAWLQGSKLKVPRLIVYWYIQFFRNTPPLVQLYFFYFGVGALIKGSAVGGVAAPLVSNFAWAVLSLSFYAGAFNVEIFRSGIEAVPRATIEAASALGYTRIRAYIHVVLPLAFRICLPGLNNNLVNLVKATSLAYAISVPEMLWVSSQIWSDEVNVPEMMITLLICYVALVGVLVFVMHRWEKAMRVPGFGAAAGLRS
- a CDS encoding transporter substrate-binding domain-containing protein: MKKTVRTTILLALAATLGLGAAAAKADALDDIKQRGTLTVGVKADYRPYGYRDPSGAIVGLEPDLAADIAKRLGVKLELVPVVASNRMQFLEQGKIDVMIATMTDTPERRKVVLIVDPDYYASGTNLLAPKSAHLTDWSQLKGKSVCLIQGSFYNKELQETYGIEPVAFKGTAEAYAALKAGNCVGVAYDDTALYGQVLDPDWKDYEVPLKSILAQPWGLAVKLGETKFADFMSATIKDWHKSGLILELEKKWGVPNSAFAVEMHDKFK